The following nucleotide sequence is from Chryseobacterium sp. CY350.
CAAAGGAGGTTTGGTAATGCCCGTTATTCTTGAATTTACATTCGAAGACGGAACAAAATTAAAAGATAAATCTTCTGCACAGATCTGGAGACACAATGAAAGTAAAGTTTCTAAGACCTTCTATTTTGATAAAAAACTTAAATCTATTCAGCTTGATCCAATGAAAGAAACGGCAGACATTGATACGTCAAACAATTTCTGGAGTAATGACGGCGGCAGTTCAGAGACTTCAAAATTCCAGGTCTTTAAACAGAAACAAGATGGTGCCGTACGAGGCGGTGCAAACGGAAGAGTAAACCCGATGCAGGTAAAAAAATAAAAAAATTCGCAGAAATTTCTGCGAATTTTTTTTAAGGTTAAATTAATTGCTTGGTTTAAAGACCGTCCAGTTTGAACCGTCACTGATAAACATCACTGTTTTTGTTTTGGTAGAATCATTATTCAGACCAACCATATAGAAATTATTAGCACCAAATGTACTTGAGGCATTAAATATACTTCCAACCGGAGTTTTAATCTCAGCAGTACGTACATCGGAAATGTTTCTTATGAAAATAATTGCTCCCGGCATAGCAATCGGGCTCGGCAAGATAAAATCATCATCATTATTCGCAGGGTTTACATTAACGACAGTACTTGTAATAAGGTCTCCGTTAGCTGATAACGTTTGAGGAGTTGAACTTATAACTCCGTTCACTTCAAGCTTGGTTTTTGCAGTTCTCAAAGAAGGATCTACTCCGATACCGAAATTTCCATTATTATCAATCGAACTGTTATAATGATCTGCGTAATTGCTTGCATTGCTTGGCGAAGTCCCAAACCAAATCTCGCCACCGCCAGATCTTCCTGTTCTTACCACCATCGATCCCAACAAATTTGGTGCTGTAGCAAAAACATTGTAAGCATACCCTTCGAAAGCTGCGATTGATCTTCCATTTCCCACAAGTGTAGGAAGAGCAGGCGTACCGCCAAACATCATATTATGGTAGGCGATCGACTGAATCGTATTGGTTCCCGAAAACATAGCGATATCAATATCTGCATCTCCTTGACCTATCATTGTTAATAATTCCGTTGGAGTTGTTGTTCCAATCCCTACCTTACCATCTTGCTTTACAGTAAAATCATTGAGTTGCTGTATAAGAGTTGGAGTTGTTGCATTATCTTTTTCACCATCGATATGAAAAATGCCTTTTGGATTATCTGTGTTGATCCCGACTTGAGAATTGAACATGAGCGGACACAGTACACTAAGTAAAACTTTGTAATTCATCATTTATATTTTAAATTCAAATATACAATTTTCTGATATTCAAAATTAAAAAAGTGCCAAAATTTCACATCTTTCATAAAAAATCTGCCAAAACTCTACTTACAGTTCATTGGCATAGATTTAGAGATTTACGAATCAGAAATAATTAAAAAATAAAAATATTATGTCAGTAAACTTTAAACCCTTAGCAGACAGAGTGCTTATTGAGCCCATCGCTGCAGAAACTAAAACAGCTTCAGGTATTATTATTCCAGACACTGCAAAAGAAAAACCTCAGGAAGGTACAGTAGTAGCAGTAGGTCCGGGAAAAAAAGATGAGCCTACAACTGTACAGGTAGGTGACAAAGTTCTTTATGGAAAATATTCTGGTTCCGAATTAAAATTAGACGGAAAAGATTTCTTAATTGTAAAAGAAGGAGATCTTTTAGGAGTAATTGGATAAAATTGCTTCTGGCTTTTGGCTAATAGCTTTTGGCATTAATGCATATAAATTAGCATGAGAGATTTTAAAAAATTTGAAGTTTGGCAATTAAGTCATCAATTAACTTTAAAAATTTATACTTCAACTAAAAGTTTTCCTAAAGAAGAAATTTTTGGATTAACCTCTCAAATCAGAAGATCATTTGCTTCAATTGGATATAATATTTCAGAAGGAAGCGGCAGAAATTCTGACAAGGAATTTGCCAATTTTATCAACATAGCATTAGGGTCATCAAATGAAGCTGAAAACCAATTGCTTCTTGCTAAAGATTTAGGGTACATTAATGAAATAGATTATCAGAATCATTTAGGAGAATTAACAACATTAAAAAAGAAGCTTGTAAGCCTTTGGAACAAGCTTAGAATAAATTAAAAATATAAACTTGCGAATTGCCGGAGCCAAAAGCCAACAGCAATTCGCCAAAAGCAAAAAATAAAATGGCAAAAGAAATAAAATTCGATATCGAGTCAAGAGACGCTCTAAAAAGAGGGGTTGATGCATTGGCTAATGCAGTAAAAGTAACTTTAGGACCAAAAGGTAGAAACGTAGTAATCGAAAAATCTTTCGGTGCACCTCACGTTACTAAAGATGGTGTTTCTGTAGCAAAAGAAATCGAACTTGAAGACAGAGTAGAAAACATGGGAGCGCAAATGGTAAAAGAAGTTGCTTCCAAAACTAATGATATTGCAGGAGACGGTACTACTACCGCTACTGTTTTAGCACAGGCTATCGTAAGAGAAGGTCTTAAGAATGTAGCTGCAGGTGCAAACCCAATGGACTTGAAAAGAGGAATCGACAAAGCAGTAACTGCTGTTGTTGCTAACCTAAAAGAGCAGTCTAAACAAGTTGGTGATTCTACAGAAATGGTGAAGCAGGTTGCTTCAGTTTCTGCAAACAACGACGAAACAATCGGATCTTTGATCGCTGAAGCTTTCGGAAAAGTAGGTAAAGAAGGTGTAATCACTGTAGAGGAAGCTAAAGGTATCGATACAACGGTAGACGTTGTAGAAGGGATGCAGTTTGACAGAGGATACCAGTCTCCATATTTCGTAACGAACCCTGAAAAAATGACCGTTGAATTGGAAAACCCTTACATTCTTTTAGTTGAGAAAAAAATCTCTTCAATGAAAGAATTGCTTCCTGTTCTTGAGCCTATCGCACAAAGCGGAAAATCTTTATTGATTATTTCTGAAGAAGTTGAAGGTGAGGCTTTGGCAACTTTGGTAGTAAACAAATTAAGAGGTTCTCTTAAAATTGCTGCAGTAAAAGCTCCAGGATTTGGTGACAGAAGAAAAGCAATGTTGGAAGATATCGCGATCCTAACTGGTGGACAGGTAATTTCTGAAGAGCAAGGTTTCACAATGGAAAACGTATCTCTGGATATGTTGGGAACTGCTGAAA
It contains:
- a CDS encoding co-chaperone GroES codes for the protein MSVNFKPLADRVLIEPIAAETKTASGIIIPDTAKEKPQEGTVVAVGPGKKDEPTTVQVGDKVLYGKYSGSELKLDGKDFLIVKEGDLLGVIG
- a CDS encoding four helix bundle protein, with translation MRDFKKFEVWQLSHQLTLKIYTSTKSFPKEEIFGLTSQIRRSFASIGYNISEGSGRNSDKEFANFINIALGSSNEAENQLLLAKDLGYINEIDYQNHLGELTTLKKKLVSLWNKLRIN
- the groL gene encoding chaperonin GroEL (60 kDa chaperone family; promotes refolding of misfolded polypeptides especially under stressful conditions; forms two stacked rings of heptamers to form a barrel-shaped 14mer; ends can be capped by GroES; misfolded proteins enter the barrel where they are refolded when GroES binds), encoding MAKEIKFDIESRDALKRGVDALANAVKVTLGPKGRNVVIEKSFGAPHVTKDGVSVAKEIELEDRVENMGAQMVKEVASKTNDIAGDGTTTATVLAQAIVREGLKNVAAGANPMDLKRGIDKAVTAVVANLKEQSKQVGDSTEMVKQVASVSANNDETIGSLIAEAFGKVGKEGVITVEEAKGIDTTVDVVEGMQFDRGYQSPYFVTNPEKMTVELENPYILLVEKKISSMKELLPVLEPIAQSGKSLLIISEEVEGEALATLVVNKLRGSLKIAAVKAPGFGDRRKAMLEDIAILTGGQVISEEQGFTMENVSLDMLGTAEKVSIDKDNTTVVNGGGEESKIKGRVNQIKAQMETTTSDYDREKLQERLAKLAGGVAVLYVGAASEVEMKEKKDRVDDALNATRAAVEEGIVAGGGVAFVRAISALANLEGINADETTGIKIVKRAIEEPLRQIVANAGGEGSVIVAKVAEGNGDFGYNAKTDEYVNMLEAGIIDPTKVTRVALENAASVSGMLLTTECVITEIKSAEPAMPMGGGMPGMM